The Candidatus Nanopelagicales bacterium genomic sequence CCGCCATGGGCATTGTGAGCGTGCGTGCGGGCTTGTTCCAGGGTTTCCTATTAAGTATCGCCAGCGCATTTTTCTTGGCCTGGTGGACCAATTATCTTGCAGCGGTTTTAGCGTTGGTAGCCATTGCGGCCTACGCGGTCGGTTACACGATGTGGCTCAAGAGACGCACCGCACAGAACATCGTTTGGGGTGGGGCTGCAGGTTGCATGCCTGTTCTAATCGCCTGGTCTGCAGTTACTGGATCCTTAACCTGGACACCAGTGGTGCTGTTCCTCATCGTTTTTTTCTGGACGCCGCCGCATTACTGGCCGTTGGCAATGAAATATAAGGATGATTATGAGCGGGCTGGTATTCCAATGCTGCCTGTTTTGAAGACCTCCGAACAAGTAACCCAAAGCATCCTTCGTTATAGCTGGGTGATGGTTTTGGTGTCACTTGCGCTGATTCCGGTTGCACCGATGGGCCCTGTTTACGACGTGTCAGCAATTGTTCTCGGAGCCGTTTTTATGGTGGAGGCCTATCGGCTGCGTAGTGCTGCACGCAAAGCCAACGAAGATTTATTAGCCTTGGCAATGCGGCTATTTCACTACTCGATTACCTATTTGGCACTGCTGTTCTTAGCGGTGGCAGTAGATCCGTTCGTATTTACGAACTGATTGTTTCGCGTATGCGTTCGCGAGAAGGTATAAACAAGATAGTGATCCACAGAAGGACCGCGCCGGTCACGTGAACAAGAACAAGTAATTCAGGTAAGCCAGTGAAGTACTGGGTGTAACCAATCGCTGCTTGAGCAAGTGAAATGGCAACCAACAACCACGTGAGTTTGATCGCCCCTGTCGGGGCATTGGTGAGATACAGCGCAAGAAGAAGCGCCACGACTAAGCCGATGAAGAGCAACACAATGTCAGCGTGAAGCCAGGACACCATTCGTGGATCGAAACTAAAGCGAAGTTCAGCTTTGGCGTCGCCACTATGGGGACCACTTCCCGTCACCACCGTTCCCATGATGACTACCAATGAAGTGACTCCGATAAGAATCCACGTGAGCACACGGATTTCTCTGCGAACGAGTAATTGCACCGGTGCATCACCTTCATCACCAGAACGAACCACGAGCGCGACACAGCCTGCGATGAGGGCCATCGACAGCAGCAAATGCGAGGCAACCGTGATTGGACTCAAACCTGTCAGGACGGTAATTCCCCCCAGAATTGCCTGAGCAAAGGTTCCAAGAAATGGAATAGCAGCTAAAAACAATAGGAATCCGCGGCGATTGCCACCACGGCGCACACGATTACGTTGATCAACAACTGCGAAAATTATGGCCGCGATCGCCAATACAACAAGAGCAAATGTGAGCGTTCGATTGCCAAATTCTACGAGTTTGTGCCATTCCTGCTCTTGACTTGCAGTGGGCGTGTACGAACCATCAACGCACTGCGGCCATGTCGGGCAACCGAGCCCCGATCCCGTGAGTCGAACTGTCGCTCCTGTAATCACGATTGCGCCCTGTGCGACAAGGTTTGCTATGTAAATCCCGCGAGCTGACTTACCTGCGCGTTGTGATTGCATTGTTAGGGCTCCCATCGAAAAACTTTTCTAGCCAACCAAGTACCAGCAAACGCCCAAACAGCGAGAATCACGAGTGCCAAATATGGGATTTCCCCCGATTCAAGTGCATCCCTGAGTCCGTTTGCCATTGCAGCGCTCGGCAGAAGATTGACAACATGTGCGACAGCGGTTGGCATGTGACTGGTAGCTATGACAACTCCACCGAAGATCATCATGACGAGAAACAGACCATTTGCGATGGCTAACACAGCTTCTGCCCGGAAGTGACCGGCAATGACCAAGGCCCATGCAACCCACACGGCGGCGGACAACACAATGATGAGCAGGGCAATGAAGAGTCCGAAAATCGATGGGCGCCAGTTACGAAAAAGCCCAGTGATCGCGACTACTGCAATCGACATCAATGTCAGTGTTGCGGTAGCTATGAGTTTGCCAAGAATGAGATCCAGGCGGCTGAGGGGAGTGGTGCCAAGATAACGCAGTGCTCCAGAGCGGCGTTCAAATCCTGTACCAATTGCCAAGGATGTAAAGCATGTAGCCAGAATGCTGACTGCGAATACT encodes the following:
- a CDS encoding ABC transporter permease, encoding MKHVSQARRISAHAGWELKLLIRNGEQLLLTFVIPVVLLLALGLTNLSNQTINAAVPTVFAVSILATCFTSLAIGTGFERRSGALRYLGTTPLSRLDLILGKLIATATLTLMSIAVVAITGLFRNWRPSIFGLFIALLIIVLSAAVWVAWALVIAGHFRAEAVLAIANGLFLVMMIFGGVVIATSHMPTAVAHVVNLLPSAAMANGLRDALESGEIPYLALVILAVWAFAGTWLARKVFRWEP
- a CDS encoding COX15/CtaA family protein, producing the protein MGALTMQSQRAGKSARGIYIANLVAQGAIVITGATVRLTGSGLGCPTWPQCVDGSYTPTASQEQEWHKLVEFGNRTLTFALVVLAIAAIIFAVVDQRNRVRRGGNRRGFLLFLAAIPFLGTFAQAILGGITVLTGLSPITVASHLLLSMALIAGCVALVVRSGDEGDAPVQLLVRREIRVLTWILIGVTSLVVIMGTVVTGSGPHSGDAKAELRFSFDPRMVSWLHADIVLLFIGLVVALLLALYLTNAPTGAIKLTWLLVAISLAQAAIGYTQYFTGLPELLVLVHVTGAVLLWITILFIPSRERIRETISS
- a CDS encoding heme o synthase, with amino-acid sequence MTTGLQVSGTTPRQRLAAHVALTKPRIVELLLVTAVPTMFLAAQGLPTLQATIAVLVGGALAAMGANTLNSVYDRDIDAVMHRTDKRPAAMGIVSVRAGLFQGFLLSIASAFFLAWWTNYLAAVLALVAIAAYAVGYTMWLKRRTAQNIVWGGAAGCMPVLIAWSAVTGSLTWTPVVLFLIVFFWTPPHYWPLAMKYKDDYERAGIPMLPVLKTSEQVTQSILRYSWVMVLVSLALIPVAPMGPVYDVSAIVLGAVFMVEAYRLRSAARKANEDLLALAMRLFHYSITYLALLFLAVAVDPFVFTN